One window of Nymphaea colorata isolate Beijing-Zhang1983 chromosome 1, ASM883128v2, whole genome shotgun sequence genomic DNA carries:
- the LOC116252868 gene encoding pentatricopeptide repeat-containing protein At3g13880, with protein MHLKASTAETRFSSSGLRSSMPFFLKYLIGISECFIFFKTQRNFTSKSNTHSDNSGNGLCSMMRELGSLCKDGLVKEAMELWASMEFHLGFHSDSATYTGLIQACVRNKSLYHGKLIHGRMIKNPFKSCIFLENNLLNMYSKCGCFSYARRLFAQMSKPNIVSWNALISGYAQSGLHVEALADFRNALMTGIFPDRYTLSSALSACGQAMDFDAGRQIHGRIVTGGFESQLFVVNSLIDMYSRCGQVDEAQNVFHGSLELDEASYNTLISGYSRTGNVDEACRILVGMLRAGLKMNSYAAGSCLKVCADSSDSAFAGKQIHASLLKTGLLSDVVVGCATLDMYAKSGSISDAEKIFNELPNRNIVAYNAMIAGTTQNLNGGTEKTALQLFLEMQRNGMKPSNFTFSSILKACVMLDAFDEGKQIHAHIIRNMLHSDEFIGSALIDLYAKAGEIGDGLICFSSTPKQDSVSWTAAIAGSIWNGQFEEGIKLLHQMLAAGLKPDEYTVSSVLSACASLALACLGAQVHAYTVKSGINYLTGTTNALICMYAKSGEAEKAEQLFEQTPNRDVITWSALISAHAHQGSATKAFQVFNRMKESGELPNEITFLSVLTACSHAGLVDEGFIFYKSMIREHNISPNVKHSACIVDLLGRAGKLTEAEQFISTSGFENDPTIWRVLLGACRNHGDITTGKQAAERVIELEPHASSAYVLLYNMHVSKRQLAQAKEMRKLMVLRGVKKEPGLSWIDTRKQTHLFVSCDKAHPQTELIYRKLENVLERIKAMGYVDNQELLFLHDEDDQEGNTRHYHSEKLAVAFGLMSLPANVAVRVMKNLRVCGDCHSFMKFVSKSENREIVLRDCIRFHHFRGGLCSCKDYW; from the coding sequence ATGCACTTAAAAGCTTCAACTGCAGAGACACGCTTTAGCTCGTCTGGCCTTCGTTCCAGTATGCCGTTTTTCCTCAAGTACCTTATTGGGATTTCAgaatgtttcatttttttcaagaccCAGAGAAATTTCACCTCAAAGTCCAACACCCACTCAGATAACAGCGGGAATGGACTCTGCTCCATGATGAGGGAGTTGGGTTCTCTGTGTAAGGATGGACTGGTAAAAGAAGCCATGGAATTGTGGGCATCAATGGAGTTTCATCTTGGTTTTCATTCAGATTCTGCTACATACACAGGCCTCATACAAGCTTGTGTGAGAAACAAGTCTCTGTATCATGGAAAGCTCATCCATGGGAGGATGATCAAGAACCCATTCAAGTCATGCATTTTTCTTGAGAACAATCTTCTGAATATGTATAGCAAATGTGGGTGTTTTAGCTATGCACGCCGTTTATTTGCTCAAATGTCGAAGCCAAATATTGTCTCATGGAATGCGTTGATTTCTGGGTATGCTCAGTCGGGTCTCCACGTTGAAGCGTTGGCGGACTTCCGGAATGCTCTGATGACGGGGATCTTCCCTGATCGTTACACTCTGAGTTCTGCATTGAGTGCTTGTGGGCAGGCGATGGATTTCGATGCAGGGAGGCAAATTCATGGGAGAATTGTCACGGGAGGATTTGAATCGCAGCTTTTTGTGGTCAATTCTCTCATTGACATGTATAGTAGATGCGGTCAGGTGGATGAAGCCCAAAATGTTTTTCATGGTTCCTTGGAGTTGGATGAGGCCTCGTACAATACATTAATTTCTGGCTATAGTCGAACAGGAAATGTAGACGAAGCTTGCAGAATTCTGGTTGGGATGCTTCGTGCTGGATTGAAGATGAACAGCTACGCTGCTGGAAGTTGCCTCAAGGTGTGTGCTGATAGTAGTGATAGCGCTTTCGCTGGCAAACAGATTCATGCGTCACTGTTAAAGACTGGACTTTTATCTGATGTTGTGGTTGGCTGTGCAACTCTTGATATGTATGCAAAGAGTGGGTCGATAAGTGATGCAGAGAAGATCTTCAATGAGTTGCCCAACCGGAATATTGTCGCATATAATGCGATGATTGCAGGAACCACACAAAATTTAAATGGTGGTACAGAAAAAACAGCTCTGCAGCTCTTCCTGGAGATGCAGAGGAATGGAATGAAGCCCTCAAATTTCACGTTCTCATCCATTCTCAAAGCCTGTGTGATGCTTGATGCATTTGATGAAGGGAAGCAAATACATGCTCACATAATCAGGAATATGCTTCATTCTGATGAGTTCATCGGCAGTGCACTCATTGATTTGTATGCCAAAGCGGGGGAGATTGGTGATGGTTTGATATGCTTCTCATCAACTCCGAAACAAGACTCTGTTTCTTGGACTGCAGCAATTGCAGGGAGTATCTGGAATGGGCAGTTTGAAGAAGGAATAAAGTTGCTTCATCAAATGCTTGCTGCTGGACTGAAACCAGATGAGTACACAGTCTCCAGTGTGCTGAGTGCCTGTGCGAGCTTGGCTTTAGCGTGCCTTGGTGCCCAAGTTCATGCTTATACGGTAAAATCTGGCATAAACTATCTTACTGGTACTACAAACGCTCTTATATGCATGTACGCGAAGTCTGGTGAGGCCGAGAAAGCAGAACAACTATTTGAGCAGACCCCGAACAGAGATGTCATTACTTGGTCTGCATTGATCTCTGCACATGCTCATCAGGGCTCGGCAACTAAAGCATTCCAAGTTTTCAATCGCATGAAGGAATCAGGGGAACTCCCAAACGAGATCACGTTCCTTTCTGTACTAACTGCCTGCAGCCATGCAGGATTGGTGGATGAAGGCTTCATTTTCTACAAAAGCATGATCAGAGAACACAACATCAGCCCAAACGTCAAGCACTCTGCTTGCATTGTTGACTTGCTTGGCCGTGCTGGGAAGCTAACTGAGGCTGAACAGTTCATCAGCACATCCGGGTTTGAGAATGACCCTACCATATGGCGAGTGCTTCTGGGTGCTTGCCGGAATCACGGCGACATAACAACTGGAAAACAGGCAGCTGAGCGAGTAATTGAACTTGAACCGCATGCGTCATCTGCATACGTACTGCTATACAACATGCACGTTTCCAAAAGACAATTGGCACAGGCAAAAGAGATGAGGAAACTAATGGTGCTAAGAGGGGTTAAAAAAGAGCCAGGTTTGAGCTGGATTGATACAAGAAAACAGACGCATTTGTTTGTGTCATGTGACAAAGCACACCCTCAAACAGAACTGATTTACCGGAAGCTGGAGAATGTGCTTGAGAGAATTAAAGCAATGGGTTATGTTGATAACCAGGAACTGCTGTTCTTGCATGATGAAGATGACCAGGAGGGAAATACTCGGCATTACCACAGTGAGAAATTGGCTGTGGCTTTTGGGTTGATGAGTTTGCCTGCAAATGTTGCAGTAAGGGTGATGAAAAATCTGAGAGTATGTGGTGACTGCCACTCATTTATGAAATTTGTATCTAAAAGTGAAAATAGGGAAATTGTCTTGAGAGATTGTATACGTTTCCACCATTTTAGAGGTGGCCTTTGTTCTTGCAAAGATTATTGGTAA
- the LOC116259212 gene encoding TOM1-like protein 5 isoform X3, with protein MLMNNCGEHIHRLVIDKGVLQMLVKIVKKKSDLPVREKIFLLLDATQTAVGGASGKFPQYYAAYYDLVRSRVQFPSRTTVPASTLLAQIQANDLPTEAAVPQKPQTVPQPPNSKSAPDSSIIEKATNVMELLREVLDAVDPLHPEGATDEFTLDLVEQCSFHKQRVMHLVMTSRDEKLVSQAIELNDQLQKLLTKHDALLSLPNSCSIAVNHEETEEEEPDRLFRRARKGKACAHAWREDQAECSSSSSSGSFSFERPHPPVGLSVNRSPLRIEPREPAPPQVPAVIPPPPAKHKERELFFREKQVGSVKVGQMLGSLSLHSRTGSSSRSGSTEFSE; from the exons ATGTTGATGAATAATTGTGGGGAACACATTCACAGATTGGTAATTGATAAGGGTGTCCTACAGATGCTGGTAAAGATTGTCAAGAAAAAG TCAGATTTGCCAGTCAGAGAGAagatatttcttctcttggatGCAACACAAACTGCTGTTGGTGGAGCTTCTGGAAAATTTCCTCAATATTATGCAGCATATTATGATTTGGTG CGTTCACGTGTACAATTTCCTAGTCGTACTACAGTTCCAGCATCAACTCTTCTGGCTCAGATCCAAGCTAATGACTTGCCCACGGAGGCTGCTGTTCCTCAGAAACCTCAGACCGTCCCTCAGCCACCAAATTCCAAGAGTGCCCCAGATTCAAG CATCATCGAGAAAGCAACTAATGTCATGGAACTCTTGCGAGAAGTGCTGGATGCAGTTGATCCCTTACATCCTGAG GGAGCAACTGACGAATTCACCCTGGACCTTGTAGAGCAATGTTCATTTCACAAACAGCGAGTGATGCACCTGGTGATGACTTCACG TGATGAAAAACTAGTTTCCCAAGCAATTGAACTAAATGATCAGCTGCAGAAATTGCTTACAAAGCATGACGCACTCCTCTCACTTCCTAATTCCTGTAGCATTGCTGTCAATCatgaagaaacagaagaagaagagcctGATAGACTATTTCGAAG AGCCCGAAAAGGGAAGGCATGTGCACATGCTTGGAGGGAAGATCAAGCTGAATGCTCATCATCCAGTTCATCAGGTTCCTTCTCATTTGAGAGGCCACACCCGCCAGTTGGTCTCAGCGTGAACCGTTCACCCCTAAGAATAGAGCCTCGAGAACCAGCACCACCTCAGGTGCCTGCTGTGATCCCACCTCCACCAGCCAAACACAAGGAGAGAGAGCTGTTTTTCAGAGAGAAGCAGGTGGGATCAGTCAAGGTGGGTCAAATGCTTGGCAGTTTGTCTCTTCATAGCAGGACTGGTAGTAGCTCTCGGAGTGGAAGCACCGAGTTCAGTGAGTGA